In Opitutales bacterium, a single window of DNA contains:
- a CDS encoding nucleotidyl transferase AbiEii/AbiGii toxin family protein — protein MTQSFFEPRLDILPTQQRALWPELSEIPESFVLYGGTAIALQLGHRESIDFDFFSPMPFDPDDLLSTLPCLQGARVTQRQQNTLTAIVDRSGDVSLSFFGLPSIPRLLPPLRSRDNHLQVASLTDLAGMKVSVIQKRAEWKDYADIAALLEHGTSLELALSAGQAIYGDPFNPQIALKAMSYFDDVHGIDMQTRKKIQDAVRRVDLHSLPKIPQSDT, from the coding sequence ATGACCCAATCATTCTTTGAACCACGACTCGACATACTGCCAACACAGCAGCGAGCCCTCTGGCCTGAACTGAGCGAGATACCCGAGAGCTTCGTCCTTTACGGAGGCACCGCGATAGCGCTTCAGCTTGGTCACCGCGAGAGTATTGATTTCGACTTTTTCAGCCCAATGCCCTTCGACCCCGACGACCTCTTAAGCACACTACCCTGCCTCCAAGGGGCCAGAGTCACTCAGCGACAGCAGAACACATTGACTGCCATCGTAGACCGATCGGGAGATGTCTCGCTCTCCTTCTTTGGTCTACCTTCCATTCCTCGACTGTTACCCCCGCTGCGCAGCCGAGACAACCACCTTCAGGTGGCTTCTCTCACGGATCTCGCCGGCATGAAGGTGAGCGTCATACAAAAGAGAGCCGAGTGGAAAGATTATGCCGACATTGCGGCGCTGCTCGAACATGGCACCAGCCTTGAGTTGGCCCTAAGTGCGGGGCAGGCGATCTATGGAGACCCCTTCAATCCCCAGATTGCTCTCAAGGCAATGTCCTACTTCGACGACGTGCACGGCATCGACATGCAAACTAGAAAAAAAATTCAGGACGCCGTGCGACGCGTTGATTTGCACTCCCTCCCGAAAATCCCACAATCAGACACATGA
- a CDS encoding plasmid stability protein, with translation MKAIHVRDVPEPILNRLELRAAAHHRSLQQEIKYLLTAAAHTPLPKAGKLKLHLAQSGSSSGALSRDDIYQHDAR, from the coding sequence ATGAAAGCAATACACGTCCGCGATGTTCCTGAGCCAATCCTCAATCGGCTGGAACTGCGCGCTGCGGCTCATCACCGATCGTTGCAACAGGAAATAAAATACCTTCTCACTGCCGCCGCACACACACCCCTCCCGAAAGCCGGCAAGCTCAAGCTCCACCTCGCCCAATCTGGCTCATCATCGGGCGCCTTGTCGCGCGATGACATCTATCAGCACGATGCACGCTGA
- a CDS encoding PIN domain-containing protein yields MHAEPKKVFIDTNILLAATNQDRPEHAQCTAILEAMMSDAHTGYVNGQVLREYAVVATRPKVQNGLDLSPEAAADNIDTFRSILFILEETRSVADEPVRLIRTHELHGKRIHDANIAATVIAHGLSELLTSNPKDYAPFPEITCTRPKEFMI; encoded by the coding sequence ATGCACGCTGAACCGAAGAAGGTCTTCATCGACACCAATATCCTGCTCGCGGCGACGAACCAAGATCGTCCCGAGCACGCTCAATGCACTGCCATACTGGAAGCAATGATGAGCGATGCGCACACAGGCTATGTGAACGGCCAGGTACTCCGCGAATACGCTGTCGTCGCCACGCGCCCCAAGGTCCAGAACGGCTTAGATCTAAGCCCGGAAGCGGCCGCGGACAACATAGACACCTTTCGCAGCATTCTCTTCATCCTCGAGGAAACCCGCAGCGTCGCCGATGAGCCAGTCCGCCTCATCCGCACCCATGAACTTCACGGCAAACGCATCCACGACGCCAACATCGCAGCCACCGTCATCGCCCACGGCCTCTCAGAACTCCTCACCAGCAACCCAAAAGACTATGCCCCCTTCCCAGAAATCACCTGCACCCGACCGAAGGAATTCATGATTTAG
- a CDS encoding type II toxin-antitoxin system HicB family antitoxin, with protein sequence MKILYTYWTEPDGRLLGYLNEFPEHWTQGTDLEDLQAHLFDLFRSFSDETLPGIKRVAELDIA encoded by the coding sequence GTGAAGATACTATACACCTACTGGACTGAGCCGGACGGCAGGCTACTCGGATATCTGAATGAGTTTCCCGAGCATTGGACTCAGGGCACCGATCTTGAAGACCTCCAAGCGCACTTGTTCGACCTGTTCCGATCCTTCTCCGACGAAACCCTTCCTGGAATAAAGCGGGTCGCCGAGTTAGATATAGCATGA
- a CDS encoding four helix bundle protein, producing the protein MPQKDLVERTMQYAIRIIECFRSLPRETEAQIIGKQLLRSGTSVGANFREAQRAQSDADFISKLAISLKELEESAYWLELMEKTAIFPKNRLAPLQDETQQLIAIFTSITKKKKQSMRNR; encoded by the coding sequence ATGCCCCAGAAGGATCTCGTTGAGCGCACCATGCAGTATGCGATTCGAATCATCGAATGCTTTAGAAGCTTACCGCGCGAGACAGAAGCACAAATCATCGGCAAACAGCTCTTAAGATCTGGAACTTCAGTCGGTGCTAACTTTAGAGAGGCTCAACGCGCCCAAAGCGATGCCGACTTCATCTCCAAACTCGCTATATCACTGAAGGAACTCGAAGAATCTGCATACTGGCTGGAGCTCATGGAAAAAACGGCAATATTTCCTAAAAATCGCCTGGCTCCTCTCCAAGACGAAACTCAACAACTCATAGCCATATTTACATCCATCACGAAAAAGAAAAAGCAATCGATGAGAAACCGATGA
- a CDS encoding exosortase-associated EpsI family protein has product MRIIFLSLPILGILSAISFAIFDAVRPQPEPSITQPLDSLIPRDLPGWTVKDLPLAETEELRGRVEEMLDFDDYVSRIYTRGSTQLILYIAYWKPGSAPIKQAHEHTPDICWVLNGWEPKVREHGIDLDLVFATDAHPAEFRIFEKNNTEQSVVFWHVVGNDIYTNERNDARAVTPSLNFLKTIQQFGLNQKREQFFVRVSSNRDVRIVLNEPSTAPLREHLAEIARVTPPVES; this is encoded by the coding sequence ATGAGAATCATTTTTTTATCCCTCCCCATCCTCGGCATCCTCTCCGCCATCAGCTTCGCGATCTTCGACGCCGTCCGTCCCCAGCCCGAGCCCTCGATTACCCAACCCCTCGACAGCCTCATCCCGCGTGACCTCCCCGGCTGGACGGTAAAAGACCTCCCCCTCGCCGAGACCGAAGAGCTCCGCGGGCGCGTCGAAGAAATGCTCGACTTCGACGACTACGTCAGCCGCATCTATACCCGAGGCAGCACCCAACTCATCCTCTACATCGCCTACTGGAAACCCGGCTCCGCCCCCATCAAACAAGCCCACGAGCACACCCCCGACATCTGCTGGGTCCTCAACGGTTGGGAGCCCAAAGTCCGTGAGCATGGCATCGACCTCGACCTAGTCTTCGCCACCGACGCCCACCCCGCCGAATTCCGCATCTTCGAGAAAAACAACACCGAACAATCCGTCGTCTTTTGGCACGTCGTGGGGAATGACATATATACCAACGAGCGCAACGATGCCCGCGCAGTCACCCCTTCCCTAAATTTCTTAAAAACAATCCAGCAATTCGGCCTCAACCAGAAACGCGAACAATTCTTTGTCCGCGTCTCATCCAATCGCGATGTGCGCATTGTCCTCAACGAACCCTCAACCGCACCCCTCCGGGAGCACTTGGCAGAGATTGCCCGGGTTACGCCGCCGGTTGAGAGCTAG
- a CDS encoding NAD-dependent epimerase/dehydratase family protein has product MKTAFIFGGTGYIGERTWRRFLGRFERIVLAETRNPAETLPDGVEFVSCDVRESVIEQLASTMDAGVPSAGSWIFHFSAVHREPGHAFQEYFDTNIPGAEHVTAFAENVGIPNIFFISSIAVYGETQGATDETTPKYPSSGYGISKLTAELIHERWAMANPSRRLVTCRPGVVYGPGDPGNILRMIQAVKQGIFFFPGNPQIFKSYAYIEGLLDSMEFTMARTEQIIRYNYVEHPTEPLSKLVEHVERVLGKRSRTIPLPLWLLVPAAYLVQVLTGGKSAIHPKRVRKAAMSTHIVPQWLIDHGFEFKYDFATSLNDWKAKKPDDF; this is encoded by the coding sequence ATGAAGACGGCATTCATTTTCGGAGGAACCGGGTATATCGGTGAACGAACGTGGAGGCGGTTTCTCGGGCGGTTTGAACGGATAGTATTGGCAGAGACACGGAATCCCGCAGAGACGCTGCCTGATGGGGTTGAGTTTGTGAGTTGTGATGTCCGTGAATCTGTAATCGAACAATTGGCCAGTACGATGGATGCGGGTGTGCCGTCGGCTGGGAGCTGGATTTTTCACTTTTCCGCGGTGCATCGGGAACCGGGACATGCCTTTCAGGAGTATTTTGACACGAACATCCCCGGAGCTGAGCACGTTACGGCCTTTGCCGAGAATGTGGGTATCCCGAACATCTTTTTTATCTCGTCGATCGCCGTTTACGGTGAGACGCAAGGCGCGACGGACGAGACCACACCCAAATATCCGAGTTCCGGTTATGGCATTTCCAAACTCACTGCTGAGCTGATTCATGAGCGCTGGGCGATGGCCAATCCTTCACGCCGGTTGGTGACCTGTCGGCCGGGGGTGGTCTATGGTCCGGGTGATCCGGGGAATATCCTGCGAATGATCCAGGCGGTGAAACAGGGAATTTTCTTTTTTCCGGGGAATCCACAGATCTTTAAGAGTTATGCCTATATTGAGGGCCTCTTAGACAGTATGGAATTCACCATGGCGCGGACGGAGCAGATTATCCGCTACAATTATGTGGAACATCCGACAGAGCCGCTTAGCAAGCTGGTGGAGCATGTTGAGCGAGTACTAGGCAAGCGCTCTCGCACGATACCGCTACCGTTATGGTTACTGGTTCCGGCCGCGTATCTGGTCCAGGTGCTTACAGGGGGAAAATCGGCGATTCATCCCAAGCGGGTGCGGAAAGCAGCTATGTCGACCCATATCGTGCCACAGTGGCTCATAGATCATGGCTTTGAGTTCAAATATGATTTCGCAACGAGTTTAAACGACTGGAAAGCGAAGAAACCCGACGATTTTTAG
- a CDS encoding glycosyltransferase, giving the protein MKIVHDYMIQMGGAERVVALMADTFREAPLYTSATEYETLFPEFQGREVVNTWMQRISGIERCFKKLFPLYPFAFKGLGKIDADIVWLSSSGFAKWTEFTKNTPVFCYCHTPPRFFWQPDSYLPLEVPNRVLQSVVRALLPVFRKSDYKAAQKMTHFIANSRAVQQRIKEFYHRDSMVINPPVNVKRFEVSSRTDDYFLIVSRLVGYKSLDRAIVGFSKLGKRLVVAGNGPDEARLRSLAGPTVEFRGRVSDDEVTKLMQNCYALVFPGLEDFGITPVEAMACGKPVLAFGGGGALETVVAGKSGLFFYEPTAESLAATISEFERQTWIPSEIRQVAERFSEEIFLDKMIGYMEQKTGLDLSRQRQL; this is encoded by the coding sequence ATGAAGATTGTACATGACTATATGATTCAAATGGGAGGTGCTGAGCGTGTTGTTGCTTTGATGGCTGACACTTTTCGTGAAGCGCCGCTTTATACGAGTGCCACTGAGTACGAGACTCTGTTTCCTGAGTTTCAGGGTCGTGAGGTTGTGAATACTTGGATGCAGCGTATATCCGGGATTGAAAGATGCTTTAAAAAGCTTTTTCCCCTTTATCCCTTCGCGTTCAAGGGGCTTGGTAAGATTGATGCGGATATTGTCTGGTTAAGCAGTAGCGGGTTTGCCAAGTGGACGGAGTTTACGAAGAATACTCCAGTATTTTGTTATTGTCATACCCCTCCTCGGTTCTTCTGGCAGCCTGACTCCTACCTGCCTCTCGAAGTGCCCAATAGGGTTTTGCAATCGGTGGTTCGCGCACTTTTGCCGGTGTTTCGGAAATCGGATTACAAAGCGGCGCAAAAGATGACTCATTTTATTGCTAACTCACGGGCAGTGCAGCAACGGATTAAAGAGTTTTATCATCGTGATTCGATGGTGATTAACCCTCCGGTTAATGTAAAACGGTTCGAGGTGTCGTCGAGAACGGATGATTATTTTCTTATCGTATCGCGTTTAGTTGGATATAAAAGCCTAGATCGAGCAATTGTGGGCTTCTCGAAGTTAGGCAAACGGCTTGTAGTGGCTGGAAATGGACCGGATGAGGCGCGGTTGCGTTCACTAGCTGGACCGACGGTAGAGTTCAGAGGCAGGGTCTCGGATGATGAAGTCACTAAGTTAATGCAGAATTGCTACGCTTTGGTTTTTCCCGGCCTTGAAGATTTTGGTATTACTCCAGTCGAGGCTATGGCTTGCGGTAAACCGGTTTTAGCCTTTGGTGGCGGCGGTGCGCTTGAGACTGTGGTGGCAGGAAAATCGGGATTGTTTTTTTATGAACCCACTGCCGAAAGTCTTGCTGCTACGATTTCAGAGTTTGAGAGACAGACCTGGATACCGTCGGAGATTCGACAAGTCGCGGAGAGGTTTTCTGAAGAGATTTTCCTTGATAAGATGATTGGGTATATGGAACAGAAAACCGGACTTGATCTTTCGCGGCAAAGACAACTATGA
- a CDS encoding glycosyltransferase family 4 protein, translating to MPDYVALNTRCLRQPTTGVQRYASEIAKRIAYKVEVTPTHSLFFGGILGHLWEQCFLFFVVRERLLFSPANSGPLLHPNLVITIHDAATLDHPEWFSKSFALWYRFLVPRLLKQGKAIITVSQASKDRLAYHVPSSRNKIHVVHNGIGENFCRKSSIEVNQVKAKFEISGRYFLYVGSIEPRKNLTTLLSAWEKVWPQLDATLILAGGALDRVFSEGNQLKVPAGVKGIGRFEDDDLPALYSGSVALVYPSLYEGFGFPILETMRCGGIPIFSSIPSHIEITADMNSEDLFSFQPLDSDVLSRIMIEVVRLPAERRALLGEKYQCHAEQFTWERCAQATSDIIENLLK from the coding sequence ATGCCTGATTATGTGGCCTTAAATACTAGGTGCCTAAGGCAGCCGACGACGGGTGTTCAGAGATACGCGTCTGAAATTGCCAAACGAATTGCTTATAAGGTTGAAGTCACTCCCACCCATTCTCTATTTTTCGGCGGAATATTGGGACATTTGTGGGAGCAGTGCTTCTTGTTTTTCGTTGTGAGAGAACGGCTGCTATTTTCTCCTGCAAATTCAGGACCGTTGTTGCATCCTAATCTTGTCATTACAATTCATGATGCTGCTACTTTAGATCATCCCGAGTGGTTCTCCAAAAGTTTTGCTTTGTGGTATCGATTCCTCGTGCCTCGTTTGCTCAAACAAGGAAAAGCGATAATCACAGTTTCTCAGGCTTCTAAGGATAGGCTGGCTTATCACGTCCCTAGTTCAAGAAATAAGATACATGTAGTTCATAATGGGATCGGAGAAAATTTTTGCAGAAAAAGCTCGATTGAGGTCAACCAGGTGAAGGCAAAATTTGAGATTTCTGGTAGGTATTTTTTATATGTAGGATCGATTGAACCTCGGAAGAATTTGACAACTCTTTTGAGTGCTTGGGAAAAGGTTTGGCCCCAACTTGATGCTACGTTGATTCTTGCTGGAGGAGCTTTAGATCGGGTGTTTTCTGAAGGAAATCAATTAAAGGTTCCCGCGGGTGTAAAGGGCATTGGTCGCTTTGAAGACGACGACCTGCCTGCTCTTTATTCTGGATCAGTCGCTTTAGTTTACCCCAGTTTGTATGAAGGGTTTGGTTTTCCAATTCTTGAGACTATGAGATGCGGTGGAATTCCGATTTTTTCGTCAATACCTAGTCATATCGAGATCACTGCCGATATGAATAGTGAAGACTTGTTTTCATTTCAACCTCTTGATTCTGATGTGTTAAGCAGAATTATGATCGAGGTGGTTCGTCTGCCGGCAGAAAGAAGGGCTTTACTTGGCGAGAAATATCAGTGCCATGCGGAGCAATTCACGTGGGAACGATGCGCGCAGGCAACTTCAGATATTATCGAAAATTTACTTAAGTAA
- a CDS encoding oligosaccharide flippase family protein — protein sequence MYFLQVSNLLVSLLLLPYLTRVLGPDAYGVVVYANILVGVLSILSAYSFSLSVTRLVTENRMGRDKLSKILFSVSLYQFVVFFIAVLLLAFFPVLELQRDTSAYYFLILRCLAFAAEGLFPLYLFQGLEKFKVVSVVSVISRLLLVFFVVAFVNSEQDLIVYGMLMVFVQVINLAAAYVIIYQSFSIFPKYESLFGEFGVCTLLKAGFRIFIGNVLAMSHTRISPLVFAQQVSVSVVGEFGVAYRMISIANQFTVPIIQVLYPRLLVLKESSVDLYHRYLLVALCSVGGVVGAGVILIVLYSDHIVRIVAGDGFGGVSEFLKIMAPVIFFVACGRILSQLYLVINRKETLRIWIFGLASLGSVLFTCVLPNQFGALGMSWIVVGVEAGAFFASLFFFLRYYLGFSERYSFPLGR from the coding sequence TTGTATTTTCTGCAGGTTAGTAACCTATTGGTTTCGTTACTGCTTCTACCTTATCTAACTCGGGTCCTTGGCCCTGATGCCTATGGTGTTGTTGTTTATGCAAACATTCTAGTTGGTGTTTTGAGCATTTTATCTGCCTACAGCTTCTCTCTTTCAGTGACGAGGCTTGTGACCGAAAATAGAATGGGGCGAGATAAGCTCTCTAAGATCCTGTTTTCAGTCTCATTATACCAGTTTGTTGTGTTTTTCATCGCAGTTTTGCTGTTGGCTTTTTTTCCGGTTTTAGAATTGCAGCGAGATACTTCCGCGTATTATTTTTTGATCCTAAGGTGTTTGGCTTTTGCTGCTGAAGGTTTGTTTCCTCTTTACCTTTTTCAGGGATTAGAGAAATTTAAAGTAGTCTCGGTCGTTTCGGTTATTAGTCGTCTCCTTCTAGTTTTTTTTGTTGTTGCATTTGTAAATAGTGAACAGGATCTGATCGTGTATGGAATGTTGATGGTTTTTGTTCAGGTCATTAATCTTGCAGCTGCATACGTCATCATTTATCAATCGTTTTCTATTTTTCCCAAATACGAGAGTTTGTTCGGCGAATTTGGCGTCTGCACTCTTTTGAAAGCCGGTTTCCGAATTTTTATTGGTAACGTTTTGGCTATGAGCCACACAAGGATCAGTCCACTTGTGTTCGCTCAACAGGTTTCTGTGTCTGTTGTCGGAGAGTTTGGTGTTGCGTACAGAATGATTTCAATTGCCAATCAGTTCACTGTGCCGATTATTCAGGTGCTTTACCCTCGCTTACTTGTTTTAAAGGAGAGTTCTGTCGATTTATATCATCGATACCTCCTTGTTGCATTGTGCTCGGTGGGAGGCGTTGTTGGTGCCGGTGTGATTCTCATCGTTCTTTATTCAGATCATATCGTGAGGATAGTGGCCGGGGATGGCTTCGGAGGAGTCAGCGAATTTCTTAAGATCATGGCGCCGGTGATCTTCTTTGTCGCCTGCGGTAGAATATTGTCTCAGCTTTATTTGGTTATAAACCGGAAAGAGACGCTGCGAATTTGGATATTTGGATTAGCGAGTTTGGGCTCTGTGCTTTTTACATGCGTGTTGCCAAATCAGTTCGGTGCTCTTGGAATGTCATGGATTGTTGTTGGAGTGGAAGCAGGTGCGTTTTTCGCATCGTTGTTTTTTTTCCTGAGATATTATCTAGGATTTTCAGAGAGATACTCTTTTCCTCTGGGGCGATAG
- a CDS encoding glycosyltransferase family 1 protein, with product MNSYTEVSARLVDLDRWDRFAQDVVFNETPDLAYSLAMNADIIHLHNQVNLTCRDFGVIDFCKLMSKGKTVIRHFHSQPELIISSTGEALEELINSDCPCLVIAQYPERFYPNAYVVPNIVSLESPIVSCGDESGADIFYSPTWMNSGWSSRWDTKGAVETEALLRRISKNVGFCYEVISKKPHGFVMSRKLNAKVVLDELVTGSFHLNGLEGLSLGKPTVCYLDGRTKYVMRYISGAHRLPFVNCRLEDAYDVIVGLLGDGEALKAVGNASRDWMHKYWAEASLAKLFVDAYSSVLANPKQFGRQEELSLMHEGDQFMEVSLPDLIYKGRKRVGNTAANRLKVGISRLQRKIKL from the coding sequence ATGAATTCCTATACCGAAGTGTCAGCTCGTCTCGTTGACTTAGATCGATGGGATCGATTCGCTCAGGATGTTGTTTTTAATGAAACACCAGATTTGGCTTATTCGCTGGCGATGAATGCAGATATTATTCATCTGCACAATCAAGTTAACCTAACGTGTCGCGACTTTGGAGTAATTGATTTTTGTAAGTTGATGTCTAAGGGCAAGACGGTTATCCGGCATTTTCACTCTCAGCCTGAATTGATAATATCGAGCACAGGGGAGGCTCTTGAAGAATTAATTAACTCCGACTGTCCATGCTTGGTTATTGCGCAATACCCTGAGAGGTTCTACCCAAATGCGTATGTTGTGCCAAATATTGTTTCTTTGGAATCGCCAATTGTAAGCTGTGGGGATGAGAGTGGGGCTGATATTTTCTATAGCCCTACCTGGATGAACTCGGGGTGGTCTTCGCGCTGGGACACAAAGGGTGCAGTTGAGACGGAGGCATTGCTTCGTAGGATTTCGAAGAATGTCGGGTTTTGTTATGAAGTAATAAGCAAGAAGCCACACGGCTTTGTTATGTCTCGAAAACTGAATGCAAAAGTCGTGTTAGATGAGCTCGTGACTGGTAGTTTCCATCTTAACGGTTTGGAGGGTTTGTCTCTCGGCAAACCTACTGTCTGTTATTTAGATGGTAGAACAAAATATGTTATGCGGTATATTTCCGGGGCGCATCGCCTTCCTTTTGTTAACTGTAGGCTAGAGGATGCTTACGACGTAATCGTGGGTTTACTGGGGGATGGTGAAGCTTTGAAGGCAGTTGGGAATGCTAGTCGAGACTGGATGCATAAGTATTGGGCTGAGGCGAGTTTGGCCAAGCTATTTGTGGACGCATATAGTAGCGTGTTGGCAAACCCGAAGCAATTTGGACGGCAGGAGGAATTATCTCTAATGCATGAGGGAGACCAATTTATGGAGGTTTCGTTGCCTGACCTTATTTATAAAGGAAGAAAGAGGGTCGGAAATACAGCTGCTAATCGTCTAAAAGTAGGTATCAGCCGGTTACAGCGTAAGATTAAGCTCTAG